A stretch of Antennarius striatus isolate MH-2024 chromosome 6, ASM4005453v1, whole genome shotgun sequence DNA encodes these proteins:
- the LOC137596813 gene encoding extracellular calcium-sensing receptor-like yields the protein MTLLAVLIQTFRFLGILISSDISWSDNTTAIIKKAQQRLHLLRVLKKYNLKPSLLLTFYRTSVQNLLTYCITVWYSSCTMVDRKSLHRVVKAAEKAAALCPPCRRSRAKPENQTCKVIGETGFMEFSKEGDLMIGGVFSMSSTRKLEDNGYKEFPYTYCKNLNDRELKFARTVIFTVDEINRDTKLLPGVSLGYRLYNGCGSENLIRAAVEAVNGESLKDCNGQIQALLGHSSSGVSEDINTILSPLLIPQVSHLSTCACLSDRRLYPTFFRTVPSDRFQIIGLVHLMKYFDWRWVGIIYSQGLYSERGTAEFMKEAKKEDICVEYKLTYSKTSQIKLDVIVETLRESSSNVVLLFMSLSFTKFFLSHMENYNITGKQWVGSESWITQVDLASFERRNILNGTMGFALPQASIPGLGEYLLSLNPLLEPQSAIIKAVWEKFFDCSFSPSNTSSICTGKEDLRRVSSDYTDVTHFRAENNVYKAVYLVAYALHAILQCENGSNPTTGKSCVDKTKVKPKLVLEHIKYVNFTTQNGAKVFFDDNGDSVAQYDLVNWQMKEDGSVDIVTIGQYDTSFPEGKRFKLSDNTRIVWGGNSIEVPRSVCREPCPPGTRKAVNKFKPVCCFDCFECPEGTISNQTNSPDCFICPPEFWSNERKDQCLPKPSEYLSYKEIMGALLSGFGCLGVFLSLLISIIFLTHKETPIVKANNSELSFLLLLSLKLCFLCSLTFIGQPSEWSCMLRHTAFGITFVLCISCILGKTIVVLMAFRATLPGSTVMKWFGPTQQRLSVLTFTLIQVVICVLWLTTNPPFPKMNMKYYKEKIILECALGSAVGFWAVLSYIGLLAGLCFILAFLARNLPNSFNEAKLITFSMLIFCAVWITFIPAYVSSPGKFTVAVEIFAILASTFGLLICIFFPKCYIIIFRPEQNSKKHLMGKI from the exons ATGACTctgctagctgtgctg ATCCAAACCTTCCGGTTCCTCGGCATCCTCATCTCCTCAGACATCTCCTGGTCTGACAACACCACTGCTATCATTAAGAAGGCACAGCAGCGACTCCACCTCCTGAGGGTTCTTAAAAAGTACAACCTGAAGCCCTCCCTGCTGCTGACCTTCTACCGCACATCCGTCCAAAACCTGCTGACCTACTGCATCACGGTATGGTACAGCAGCTGCACCATGGTGGACAGGAAGAGTCTCCACAGAGTCGTGAAGGCAGCTGAGAAGGCAGCTGCTCTCTGCCCTCCCTGTCGGAGAT CAAGGGCAAAGCCAGAAAACCAAACATGTAAAGTTATTGGGGAGACAGGGTTCATGGAATTTTCAAAGGAAGGTGACCTTATGATAGGAGGTGTTTTTTCAATGAGTAGTACACGCAAACTGGAGGATAATGGCTATAAAGAATTTCCTTATACGTACTGCAAAAA TTTGAATGACAGGGAGTTGAAGTTTGCCCGGACAGTGATTTTTACTGTGGATGAGATCAACAGAGATACCAAGCTCCTTCCTGGGGTGAGTCTGGGCTACAGACTGTACAATGGCTGTGGGAGTGAAAATTTGATACGAGCAGCTGTGGAAGCTGTAAACGGTGAGAGTTTAAAGGACTGCAATGGGCAGATCCAAGCTTTGTTAGGCCATTCATCTTCAGGAGTTAGTGAAGATATCAACACCATACTAAGCCCACTATTAATTCCACAG GTGAGTCATCTCTCAACCTGTGCTTGTTTGAGTGACAGAAGACTGTACCCCACTTTCTTCAGAACTGTGCCAAGTGACCGCTTTCAAATTATCGGTCTTGTGCAtctaatgaaatattttgattgGCGCTGGGTGGGGATTATTTACTCCCAGGGTTTATACTCAGAGAGAGGCACAGCTGAATTCATGAAGGAGGCAAAGAAAGAGGACATATGTGTTGAATACAAGTTAACTTACTCTAAGACTTCTCAAATCAAATTGGATGTAATTGTAGAAACACTTAGGGAATCCTCATCAaatgttgttctgttgtttaTGTCCTTGTCTTTCACCAAATTTTTCCTGTCACATATGGAGAATTACAACATAACTGGAAAGCAATGGGTTGGCAGTGAGTCTTGGATCACACAAGTAGACTTGGCATCTTTTGagagaagaaatattttaaatggaaCAATGGGTTTTGCCCTTCCCCAGGCATCCATACCAGGACTAGGTGAATACTTACTCAGCTTAAATCCTTTACTTGAGCCACAGAGTGCAATAATTAAGGCTGTGTGGGAGAAGTTCTTTGACTGTAGCTTCTCTCCATCAAATACATCCTCAATATGCACCGGCAAAGAGGATCTCAGAAGAGTCTCCAGTGATTACACAGATGTGACACATTTCAGGGCTGAGAACAATGTCTACAAAGCTGTGTATTTGGTGGCATATGCCCTTCATGCTATACTACAATGTGAAAATGGCTCAAATCCTACCACTGGAAAATCTTGTGTGGACAAAACCAAGGTTAAGCCTAAACTA GTTTTGGAACATATAAAGTATGTTAACTTCACAACACAGAATGGAGCCAAAGTTTTCTTTGATGACAATGGAGACTCAGTTGCCCAATATGACTTGGTTAACTGGCAGATGAAAGAAGATGGCTCCGTTGACATTGTTACTATAGGCCAATATGACACCTCTTTTCCTGAAGGGAAGAGGTTTAAACTGAGTGACAACACCAGAATAGTTTGGGGAGGAAACAGCATTGAG GTGCCTAGGTCTGTCTGCAGAGAACCATGCCCACCAGGGACTCGTAAAGCCGTGAACAAGTTTAAGCCGGTGTGCTGTTTTGACTGTTTTGAATGCCCTGAAGGAACAATAAGCAACCAGACCA attCTCCAGACTGTTTCATCTGCCCACCTGAGTTTTGgtcaaatgaaaggaaagatcaGTGTCTCCCAAAACCTTCTGAATATCTTTCCTACAAAGAGATCATGGGGGCACTTTTATCTGGATTTGGCTGTCTTGGTGTATTTTTATCTCTTCTCATATCAATCATTTTTTTGACTCATAAAGAGACGCCCATTGTCAAGGCCAACAACTCTGAGCTGAGTTTCCTGCTGCTACTTtcattaaagctgtgtttcctgtgttcTCTAACTTTCATCGGCCAACCTTCTGAGTGGTCCTGCATGCTGCGACACACGGCTTTTGGAATCACCTTTGTCCTTTGTATCTCTTGCATTTTAGGCAAAACTATAGTTGTTTTGATGGCCTTCAGAGCTACACTCCCAGGCAGTACTGTCATGAAATGGTTTGGTCCCACACAGCAGAGGCTCAGTGTTTTGACTTTCACCCTCATTCAGGTTGTGATTTGTGTTCTTTGGCTGACCACCAACCCTCCATTTCCAAAGATGAACATGAAGTACTATAAAGAGAAGATCATCTTAGAGTGTGCCCTGGGTTCAGCTGTTGGATTCTGGGCTGTGTTGAGTTATATTGGACTTCTTGCAGGCTTGTGTTTCATCCTGGCTTTTCTAGCCAGAAATCTACCCAACAGTTTTAATGAAGCCAAACTCATCACCTTCAGCATGTTGATATTCTGTGCAGTCTGGATCACTTTTATCCCAGCTTATGTCAGCTCTCCTGGGAAGTTCACAGTGGCAGTGGAAATTTTTGCTATTTTGGCTTCCACTTTTGGTTTGTTGATATGTATTTTCTTCCCAAAATGTTATATTATTATCTTCAGACCAGAACAAAATTCCAAAAAGCATCTGATGggaaaaatttga